In Bradyrhizobium sp. 195, the sequence GATTGCCTTGAGCTTAATTCGCGGAAAATTTACGCAAAATTCTTTGGGATCGACGGTGTCGTAAATTTTCAATTGACGCCGGCGCCCGCGATTCTGCCGGCATGCGCATCCACCAATTCGAAACCATGAGCGGGAAGGGTGAAACCCTGTGTTCACCATCCTCACTGAAGACGTCGGCAAATCGTCTAAAAAGCCCTGCGATGTCCCGGCGTCCGGCCGCACGCAGCGCCGCCTTAGCACTCGTTTAAGGTCGCTCTGACACGGTGGCTCAACGACAAGGAGGCGTTCCGGCGCGTCTTCCGACGAATGAGCCGAAGCGCGAGACCCGTGACAGTTTTGAGTATCATCCGCGATTGTCTCGATGCGCTGCTGCATCCCTCCGCGCGTTACGATGCGCTGATGCGAGCGCGCCATCGTGCCTTCATGGCGCCGCGGCTGCTCGGCAGCCTGGCGGCTTTTGCCGCATTTCCGGTCTATCTCGCGATGCGCGGCGCGCCGAGCGCGATCGAGGTCGCCGCTTTCGCATGGCTGATCGCGCCGATCCTGCTATCCTGGTTCCTGTCGCGCACCGGCCGCTATGAAGGCGCGCATGTGCTGTCGTCGCTGGCGCTCGCCGGCCTGATCATGGCGGTCGCGGGCACCACGGGCGGCATCGAATCATTCGCCGCGGTCTGGCTGGTCGTGGTTCCCCTCGAAACGGCGCTGTCGGCCTCGCGCCGCGTCACCGCCTTCGCCTCATTGCTCGCGCTGTCCTGTGCGGGAATCCTGATCCTCATCGGCCAGCTCGGCTGGCTGCCGTCAGCAGACACCAGCGCCGCAGAACGCGGCGTGCTGATGGCGTTCGGCGTCGCTTCGGCGACACTCTATGCCGCGGGTCTCTCCTTGGGCGCGGAATCGCTCGCGCGCACCGGCGTCGCGCTGCTGTCGCGCGAGGAGGAGCGTTATCGCCTGCTCGCGCGCAACATGAGCGACGTCGTCTCGCGGCATCAGCGCAACGGCGCGGTGCAGTTCATCTCGCCGGCCGCGGAGGCGATGCTCGGCATATCAGTAGCGCAACTGCTCGGTCACGGCCTGTTCGACCGCGTCCATGTCGCCGATCGCCCGGCCTATCTCACCGCGCTGGCCGATGCCGCGCGTGGTGAGGTGCGCAGCGTCGAGTTCCGGCTGCGGCGTGAGTTGGATGGTTCCGAGCGCGGTCAGATCGATTTTCTCTGGGTCGAGATGCGCTGCCGCCCGGTCGACCAGGATATGGGCCAGAATCTTCACAGCGACGTCACGCGCGAGGCCGAAGTCGTCGCCGTGATGCGCGACGTCACCGGTCACAAGCTGTCCGAGCAGGCGCTGGATCAGGCGCGCAGTGCCGCTGAAGCGGCCGATGCCGCCAAGACGCGCTTCCTCGCCACCATGAGCCACGAGCTGCGGACGCCGCTCAACGCCATCATCGGCTTCTCCGAGATGATCGCGCAGGAGCAGACCTTGATGCTAGGTGCAGCCCAGCGCAAGGAATATGCCCAGCTCATCAACGATTCCGGCCAGCATCTGCTGTCGGTCGTCAACGGCATCCTGGACATGTCGAAGATGGAATCGGGCAATTTCGAGATCGCGTCCGAGCCGTTCGCGCCGCGCGCCTCGCTGATGCATTGCTGCAATCTGCTGGCGCTGAAGGCGCGGGAGAACGGCATCGACCTCGTCACCGACGCGCCGCAGGACCTGCCCGTCATGACCGGCGATCCGCGCTCCTTCAAGCAGATCGTGCTCAATCTCGTCGCCAACGCCATCAAGTTCACCGAGCGCGGCGGCCAGGTTTCCGTTTCCGCTGCGGTGACCGGATCGCAGCTGACGCTGCGCGTCAGCGACACCGGCGTCGGCATCGCGCCTGATGATCTCAAGCGCATCGGCGCGCCGTTCTTCCAGGCGGGCAAGACCTATCAGCGCCGTCACGAAGGCACCGGCCTCGGATTGTCGATCGTGAAGAGTCTCGTGGCGTTGCATCTCGGCGAATTGACGGTACAAAGCAAGCTCGGGGAGGGCACTGCCGTCACCGTCAAGCTGCCGCTCGTCTACACGCCGCCGCAAGTCAAGCCGGCCGAGAGCAACATCGCGACGCTGACGCCGGTGCTGCGCCAAGAGTCGCATGACCAAACTCAGGACCAACCCGCTCTGGTGAAGAAAAGTGCCTAAGAAGTCTGCCAAGGACGAAGCCGCACCCCGCCGCCGTGGCGCCAAAGCCGCGGTGGTCGATGTCGAGACCGAGCGCAATCCCGTCATGCGCGTGCTGCTGCACAGCCCCAAGGACACGCTGGCTGGCCTCGTCGCCGTCGCTGCGATCGGTGCGATCGTTGCCAATGCGCTGTTCCTCCAGACCGGCCGGCATCCCGCGCCGATGTTCGGCACGGTGATCAATCTTCCCGCGCCGTCCTCCGTGCCCCTGTCGAATCCCTTGCCGCGTCCGCGCCCCGTCGGCGCCGACACATCGCCGCTCGAACCGCGCGCAACGGAGTTCCGCGCCGAGCCCAAACCCGCCGAGCGCGCCGCCGAGAAGGCGCCCGAAAAACCCGTCGAAGCGACCGCCTCGACGCGCTCGAACGATCCGATGACCAATCTGGTCAAGCAAACGACGTCGACGCCGCCGTCCGCCATGCGTCCGCCGGCCCCGATTCCCGTGCCGCAGAGCCCGGCCGCACGGCGTATCGCCGGCGTGCAGCGCGCGCTGTCCGAATTTGGCTACGGCAATTTGAAGATCACGGGCACGATGAGCGGCGAGACCCAGTCCGCGATCCAGAAGTTCGAGCGCGAGCACAAGATGCAGGTCACCGGCCAGCTCTCCGACCGCCTGCTGCGCGAGCTCGGTGCGGCGATCGGCCATCCCGTCGAATAATTTCCACGCGCGTGCGACGGCTGGCGCTGACTGCGCGGCTGGCCTATCGTTCGACTCATGCGTTTGAAATCAAATATATGGGTCGCGGCCTACCTGCGCCGATGCCAGACCGAGGGCGTGTTCGGCGCGGTCCGCCGTCGCGGTGCCGAGGAGGCGGGCGCGGTGTTCGTGAAGGTGTCGCTGCTCGACGGCCATGCGATGCTCTACGTGCCGGCGCCGCAGACCGTCTATGACGATGGCCGCCCCGTCGATCGCTTCTTCGTGCCGGTCGCGCCGCAGTCCTTGCCGGAGCATACCATCGAGGAACGGCTGACCAGGGAAATCCGCTTCGATCCGGACGCCTGGATCGTCGAGACCGAGGATCGCGCCGGGCGGCATTTTCTGGAACTGGCGAAGACGTAGCTGCTGCACCGTCGTCATTGCGAGCGGAGCGAAGCAATCCAGAATGCTCCCGCGGAGGGACTCTGGATTGCTTCGTCGCAAGGGCTCCTCGCAATGACGAGCTTGCAGTTCGTTGCGTTCCATCCGGGCTACGGACTAAACCGTCTGCGCTACCGCTCCGATGATCCGTCGGTGCCGGTGCGGCGCGGCGGCATCGCACCGGGCTGCACGCCCGGCCGCGTCTGGCTCGCGCCGGCGCGGGCGCGCTGGCGTTCGCCGTCGTGCAGCGAGGGCTGATACTTGGCCCGCGTCACCGCGAGCGTCGAGCCGCGCCAGGCCGCCAGCATCACCAGCGCCGAGCGGTCGCTGAGGCGGTCGTAGAGTCGCGACAGCCGGTACACCTCGTTCACGGACGTGCCGATCGCTGGCTTGAAGAACAGCAAAATGCGCTGGAAGTTCGGGCTCGGCATGTCGATCGCGCGCGCCGCGACCGCGAGCGCCTCGCCACCGGCATCATCGACGATCTGGGCTGCGACGCGCGAGGGCAGGATGAGGCTGTCGCCGAGCTCCAAGGTGAAGTTCTCGGCGTCGCCCGCGATGGCTGCCATCTCCAGGATCTGGATTGCGCGCTTGGTGCGCACGGTCGGAATACGAGGTGCGGCCTTCAGCGGGGTCTGCGCCAGATTGTGCAGGATCAGCGCGCGCTCGGATGCGCCGGCGCGGAAGAACATGTCGTGGATCTCGGCGGCGTCCTTCGGCTGCATCGCCATGTTCGAGGCCATGCGGAGCTCGGCGTCCGAGGGCGTGCGGACCGGCGCGGGCGCGGGTGCGGGAGTGGGTATCTCGCGCGCCAGTGGAACCCTGCGACCTTCCTGCGCGGCGACCAGTCCGAGCTTCTGCAGCACCGGGACGGGCGTCTGTGGATAGATCGCGAGCTTGGCCTTGATGGCCGCGCGCGTCGCATCGTCGACCTGGTCGATCAGCCGTGTCGCAAGCTCGGTGAACTGACGCTGCTCGTCGTCGCTGTGGATGCGCGTCTGGACGTAAAGGTCGGTCAGCACGCGCAGCAGCGTCGGCCGAACATCGACGCCTTCGCGACGGGAGAGGGACATCAGCCCGTCGAATCCGGGAAACAGCGACTTGGTCATGGAGAGATACGCGACCTGGGAAGGATACTCGCCGCCAGCCTATCGCAGGCTCCTTTAAAGGCTCGTTAAGGAAAACGAGGCGTGAAGCCGAACGCTCGACTTGTCGCGGTCTCGTGCCGCAACGGGACGTCGCGGCCGGCCCGTGCGGCTACGGTCCGAACGCCGCGTTTACACCCCGTTAACCATGAACTGATCTTAATGAATTGCATGTTGCAGGGGCGCGTTCGGTCGCGCGGCAATTGAAGAGAGCTGACATGGGGACCATCATTGAATTTCCGGCCGGTCGCCGGGTGGGCTCGTCGGGGGATGTCGCTCCGCGCGCGGACATGGGAACGATCCTGATCCTTCCTGTCATCCGTATCGAGCGCGAGGCAGATGAAACCAGCGGCGATCGCGGCCCTGAGCAGGGCACAGCGCCGGGGCGCCGTCGTCGCCGTCGCTGATTTCAGGCTTATGTAATGCCGGACACCATCCGCCAGATCCGGTCTGTCCTATCGGCGCTCCTGCTCGCGCTGCTGGCTGCGATGCTCGCGGCCTGTAGCGGCGGCGATTTCGGCCGCACCCGCGAGAGCATGCGCAGCGACGACATGCATCGCTGGCTGGGGGCGGAGGTCACCTCCAGCGTCGGCCTGAAGCCTTCGCAGTTCCAGCTCACCGACGAAGAGCGCCAGCTGCGCGACCTCGCCTATCCCATGATCGAGCCGCCGCTGTCGCGCCCCGCATGGAAGAGCGTGTTCGGCGACTACAAGGCGCTGCCGTCGCCCTGGCGTCAGAAGATCGTATTCGATCGCACCATGTACGGACGCACGCTGATCGACGAGCCGCACCGCTCGCATTCCTCGCGTTATGCGCAGCTGATCGAGGACGTGCGCAACGACATCACCCGCTTCGAGCCGTTCTTCGCCAGCGCGATCCGCGTCATCGATCTCGACAGGAAGCGTGATGCCAGCATGGCGCGCGTCTCCGCGCTCTCGCCGAGGGAGAAGGACGATGCGGTCGCGCGCATGCAGGAGAACTCGCTGATCGTGCAGTGGGTGCAGCAATGCCTGGAGCAACGCGTCTCGTCCTACCGCTGGGCGCTGGAGCGTCTGGTGATCCAGGCGCCCGACGGCATGGCCGCCGACGCCGACCGCCTGATCGGCGAGCTCGCCGCCCAGACCGCCAATCCCCCGGTTGCGGCGCAGCCGCCGTACGGCCGCGCGGTCGTCTCGAAAGGCTGAGCGCGGGGTCCGGGCCCCTGGTCGAGCTGGGCTCCCTGGCCCGCGGCCAATCAACCTGAACCGTCTGGCAGCCGCCCCAACCCTTGAGGTCTTCGGGAACCCGATTGAATGCCCTTGTCCTTCCGGGCCGGCGGGATAGGATCGTCTCGTTTCTTCAAAGTCATTTTACTCAAAGGTCCTTCGAGATGAGCTTAGACGCCCCGCGTCCGTTCAAGAGCCGTCTGGACGTTTCCACCCGCCATCTGCTGGCACTTGCAGCTCTGCTCGGGTCCACCGGCTCCGCAGCCGCGCTGAGCCAGGAAGCGGCGATCGAGAATTGCCGGATGACGGTCGGCCGGCCGATCGTGCAGGCTTGCATGCGCGCCGGCGGAGGGCCCGCCGGCGGCGCCAATCTCGAAGCCTGCCGCGCCAAGGCAAAGCCTCAGGTCAGGGCTTGTGTGTTGGCCGCGCTGAATGCCGCCAATGGGCGTGCCAATGTCGCGGTCGAGATTCCCAAGGAAGCGGCGCCCAAGCTCGAGGCAGGTACGGCGCTGCCGAAGGAGTTCGTCGCGCCGCCGCGCAGCATTGCGGACATCACGGCGATCCTCGACGGCAACAAGCCCGACGAGAAAATGATCGCGGAATTGAAGTCGGATGCCGACAAGGCACCGGGTGGGAAGGAGTCTCGCCAGGATCTCGCGCAGCTCTATTTCGACCGCGCCAATGCGCGCGCGCAGCTCGGCCGGCTTGGCGAGGCGATGACCGATGCCGACAAGGCCGTGGAGGTCGGGCGCGGGGCTGTCGGCCCGCTACTGCTCGGGCGGATGTTGCAGCTTCAGTCGCTTCAGCACTCTATCGCGGGCGATCCGAAGCGCGCGCTCGAGATCATGCAAAGGCTCTTGCGCGAATCGGCCAGCATGCCGGGCGCCAAGGGCTTCCAATTCACTACGAACCGCGCGATTGCGGCCGTGCTCATCCAGATGGGCGATCTCGCACAAGCCGAAGCCTATCTCCGCCGCAGCCAGACCGCGATCCAGGAGGCGCGCACCAGCGGCCATCCCAATTGGCGAGTGACCTATGCGAAGTTCGGACAGAGCTGGGAAGGCGAGCTGGAGCTCACTCGCGCCGTGATCTTCGAGGCGCGCGGTCAGTTCGCCGACGCCGAAGCCGCCTATCGCAACGGGGAGCTGCGCAAGCGCGCAAGCACGAAGGCGATCATGGCGTCGGAGAATGCGCCGGCCGAGACGCTTCTGCTGCAGGCGATCGACGGCACCGTCTTGAGCCAGGCGCGCATGAAGGCGAAGCAGGGCCGGCTCGCCGAGGCCGAGGTGGACGCGCGCCGCGCGCTGCTCTCGCGCCTGAAGGACACCGGCAAGTACAATTCGGTTACGCCTCGCTACGTCATGGGTTTGGCGGGGATTTTGGTCGACCAGGGCCGTTATGAAGAGGCCGAGAAGCTCGGCCGCGTCGCCCTTGAGATCAATAAGACCGTGGGTGTGCCCGAGGAGTCGCAGACCACCGTGCAACTGCTCTCGCAGCTCGCCGGCATCCTGACGCTGCGGCGTCAGAACGCCGAAGCGAACGCGATGTTCGCGCGGATCGACAAGGCCGTGGCCGGCTGGGATGCGCAGCGTCGCCAGGTGTTCGAGCTCAATCCGTCCCGGATCCTGTCGCTCTATGGTTCCGGTCAGCTGGACGCAGGCATTGCCGCCGCCGAGCAGCTCGTGAAGAAGCAGATCGCCCGTGTCGGGGAAAATCATTTCGATGCCGCTTCGGCGCGCGGCACGCTGGCGGTCGGATTGATGCGCGCTCGGCGCGATGCCGATGCGATCAGGGAGTTCAAGGCCGCCATTCCGGTCATGATGGCGAGCGCCAACGAAAACGCCGATGACGAAAACACGAGCGTGGTGGCCGCGCGCAGCCAGCGGCTGCAGACAATCGTCGAGAGCTATCTGCTGCTGCTCGGCAGGGCGGAAGGAGCCGGCAAGGACATCGGCGAAGAGACGTTCAGTCTCGCCGATGCAGTCCGCGGCCGCTCGGTGCAGCAGGCGCTGGCGGCCTCGAGTGCGCGCGCGGCGGCAAAGGATCCTGCGCTCGCCGAGCTCGTGCGCAAGGAGCAGGACCTGACCAAGCAGGTCAACGCTCAGCTCGGCACCCTCAACAACGTGCTCGCGCTTCCGGCGGCGGAGCGCGACGAGAAGGGCGTTGCACAAATTCAGGCCTCGATCGCGGCGTTGCGCGGCCAGCGCGACAAGGCGCGCCAGGAGATCAAGCAGAAGTTTCCGATCTACGCCGATCTCGTCTCGCCCAAGCCGCCGAGCGTCGCCGAGATCCGCGCGACGCTCGCCGACGATGAGGCCATGCTGTCGTTCTATTTCGGCCAGAACGGCAGCTTCGTCTGGGCCGTGCCGAAGTCGGGGCCGGTGGCGTTCGCCGCCGTCCAGGCCAAGATCGGCGACATCGAGAGCAAGATCCGCAAGCTGCGCGAAGCGCTCGAGCCGCAGGCTGCGATGATCTCGGACATTCCGCCCTTCGACCTCAAGCTCGGCCATGAGCTCTACGCGCTGCTGCTCAAGCCGGTCGAGAGCGGCTGGAAGCCGGCCAAGAAGCTGATCGTCGTGACCAACGGCGCGCTGGGACTGCTGCCGTTGTCCCTGTTGCCGACGGCACCAGCGGAGGTGGCCGCGGACGAGGATCCGCTCTTCATCGGCTATCGCAACGTGCCGTGGCTGGCGCGAACCCATGCGGTGTCGACGGTGCCGTCGGCGGCGGCATTGCGGACATTGCGGCAATTGCCGGCCGGCAAGTCCGGCCGCGGCGACCTCATCGCCTTCGGCGATCCCTATTTCAACAGCGACCAGCAGGCCGAGGCGGAGGGCGGCGGGCAGAAGATTCAGGTCGCCGACGCCAGCGGCAACATCACGCGCGGCGGGCCGCTGAAGCGGCGCAATAGTCCGAAGCTCGACGGCGTCGACAGCGCCGAGCTCGGTCTCTTGCCCCGACTTCCCGACACGGCCGACGAGTTGAAATCGATCGCGCTGGCGTTGCAGGCGGACCCCGCGAAGGTGTTGTTCCTCGGCAAGAGCGCGACGGAGAGCGCGGTGAAGACCATGAACCTCTCCGGCTTCAAGATCCTCGCCTTTGCCACCCACGGTCTGGTCCCGGGCGAGCTGAACGGACTGACGCAGCCGGCACTCGCTTTGTCGTCGCCGGTGGTGACGGGCGAGGGCGGCGACGGGCTCTTGACCATGGAGGAGATCCTCGGTCTCAAGCTGGACGCGGACTGGGTCGTCCTGTCGGCCTGCAACACCGGTGCCGGCGCAGGCGCAGGGGCCGAGGCGGCCTCCGGGCTCGGCCGTGCGTTCTTCTACGCCGGCACGCGCGCCCTGCTCGTGACGAACTGGTCGGTGCATTCACAGTCGGCGCGGCAATTGGTGACGGACCTGTTCAAGCGGCAGGCCGATGATCCCAAGCTGTCGCGCAGCGAGGCGCTGCGCCAGGCGACGATGGCCCTCGTCGATGGTCCGGGCTATCTCAGCAGCGAGGGCAAGACCGAGTTTGCCTATGCGCATCCGCTGTTCTGGGCGCCTTACACCATTATCGGCGATGGCGGCTTGCGTTGACGAACTGGGGAAGGGGTGCAGGGAAATGAAGCGGAATGTCTTGCTCGGCCTCGTGGCTGCAGGTTTGTTGTTCTCGGGACCCTCGCGTGCCACGCCATTGATCACGGAGGAGGAAGCCAAGCTGCCGCCGCCGAAAGGCGCGGTTGCCGTCGATCAGCGCGGCATCATGCGCGGCCCCAAGGTCGAGTTCGTCTCGCCGGGCGACTCGGCGAGCTCACCTCTACCGCTGGTATTGAAATTTCAGTCCTATGGCGGGGCAAAGATCGATCCGGAATCGGTCAAGATCATCTTCCTCCGGACGCCGAATGTCGACTTGACCTCGCGGGTCAAGCCGTTCGTGAAGGCCGATGGCATCAACATGCAGGATGCGGAGCTGCCCCCGGGCGAATACGTGGTGCGTGTCGATATCAGGGACAGTGATGGCCGTTCGGGCACGACCATCTTCACGCTGAAGGTCGCACCCAAGTGACGTGTCCCTACTGCCGGGCGGGGACCGGGGAGGGCGCGCTTGTCTGCGCGTCCTGCGGGCGCGACATCGCCGTTCCCGCGACGCTGGTTGCGGAGCGTGACGATCTCCTGCGCAAGCGCGAGGAGCTGCGCGACGAGCTGAAACGGGCCAGGGACGAGGCCGAGGCCTTCATGAGGCGGAGGCATTCGCGTTAGCGATGGAATGTCCGTTCTGCGCCGAGACGATCAAGGACGAAGCCATCGCGTGCAAGCACTGCTCGCGCGACCTGCGCGCGGTGCGGCCGACCTTGCTCGAGATCGAGGAGATCGTCGCCGATCTGGACAGGCTCAGGCGCGATCTCGACCGGGTCAACGTCCGGCTCGAACGGTACAAGAATCCGCTGCGCTATTTCACGACGCATGCGGTTCTCTACGTCGCGATACCGTCCCTTCTTCTGGTGATCGCGCACGTGCTCGTGACCATCACTTTCAACGTGTCTCCGATTCCGCTTCGGATTGCGTCCATCGCCGTACCGCTGCTGTTCGGATTCGTGGCCTACCCGCTGCACCGGGTTTCGGCCTTGGCGGCCTTCGTGCTGGCATTCTTGGCGGCGGCCGTCAGCGTCCTGTCGATGCTGACGGTCACGGGGATTCACGATCATGTCCCGATCCTGCCGCAAGCCTGGATCGAATGGCGGGAAGTGTTCGAATACGGCGCCAGCATCCTGCTCGCCTTCGTCTCCGGAAACATCTTGAGCGTCGTGATCTTCCAGGTGCTGCCGCGCGTGCTGACCCAGGGCGGCAAGCCGAATGCGTTCGCCTTCCGCGTGGCGCGCCTGCTGGGACAACATGTCGGCGAGGAACAGCTGCGCCGCCGCGCCCGCTTGATCCAGGACCTCATGCAGACCATTGGGCCGCTGGCCGGCGTCGCCGCGACCGCGGTCGGCTCGATCTACGCGGGATTGAAGGGCTTGCTCGGATAGCCGGCCGCTAACTCCGGCGCGACGTCCGGGCCGGACGCTGCTTCTGCAGCTTGCCGACAAACTCCTTCAGCGCATCCACCAGCGGCGCTGATGCCCGGTAGGCGAGGCCGACCTCCCGCTTAACCTTGACCTCGATCTCGCGCACGGCGATGTCGGGATTGCCGCGCGCCACGCCTTCCGGGACGATGGCGATGCCGACACCTGCGGCGACCAGTGCGATGGCCCAGTCTTCCGACTGCGCGATCGCCACTGTCTGGCGCCGCTGCGTATTGCGGCCAAAGATGCGCTCTGCTCGCAATGGCAGCGGTCGATCAGGGCCACGCCGGCGAGGTCGGCCGCGCGCAGCTTCTCCTTCAGGGTAAGCGGATGCGACGGGGGCAGCGCTGCGACGTAGCGCTCGCTCCACAGTGCGACGAAATGCTCGTCCTTTCGCAGCATGCTCTTGGAGATGATGCGCGCATCGGCGTGATCGTCGCTGCCGACGAGCCGGAGCGCGACGTCGCTACGCGCCGTCAGCGGCTTCAGGAGCGCGATGGTTCGGGGCATGTCGAGCGTACGCATCAGGCCGAGCGTGACATTGGTCTTCGTGCGCGGCTTCCTGAACAGGCCGCGCGCCGCATCGGTGTCGTCGATGATGCGGCGGGCCAGGATGTGAAACTGTTCGGCCGAGGCCGTGGGCGCGACGCCCTTCCTGTGCCGGATGAACAGGGTGGTACCCAGCTCAGCTTCCAGGTTGGTGATGGCGGTCGAGATCGAAGGCTGCGATACGAAGCAGGCGCGCGCCGCTGCGGTCAGATTGCGTTCGCGGTAGACGGCGGAGAAGTAGCGAAGCTCGCGAATATCCATAGGAACAGCCTAGAGATAGTATTAATATTCGATATTGTACCTATGGATCATGCGATGACAAGAACGTCCTGCTCATATTCCGGCAGGGACACACGATGAAGATCCACCACCTGAACACCGGCACGATGTGCCCGATCGGCCGCCGCCTGGTGAACGGTCGAGGCAGTCTGTTCCAGCGCGCCCGCCTGGTCTGCCACTGTCTGCTGCTGGAGACGAATGACGGGCTCGCTCTGGTCGACACTGGTATCGGCCTCGGCGATATCGCAGCGCCCGAGCGGCTGGGGCGGCGCTGGGTGCGGCAGACCGCGCCAAAACTCGATCCCGCCGAGACGGCGGCTGAGCAGGTGAGGGCGCTCGGCTATTCACCCAGGGACGTGCGTCACGTGCTCCTGACGCATCTCGACCGCGATCATGCCGGCGGCGTGCCCGACTTTCCCCACGCCGCGATTCACGTCCATCGCGCCGAGTACGACATGGCGGTGCTGCGCAAGCCGGCGCCGCCCGAAGGGCGCTATGTCACGGGGCAATGGAGCCATGGACCGCGCTGGACATTCTATGGCGAAGCCGGCGAGGACTGGTTCGGCTTCCAGGGCGTGCGCGCGCTCGGCGACAAGGAGGCGGACATCCTGATGATCCCGCTCGCCGGCCACACGCTCGGTCATTGCGGCATCGCGGTGCGCGCGGGCGGGACATGGCTGCTGCATGCCGGCGACAGCTATTTTCACCACGCCCAGCTCGACGCTTCACCACGCGTGCCGCTGATGCTCG encodes:
- a CDS encoding ATP-binding protein, which gives rise to MSRSARPVTVLSIIRDCLDALLHPSARYDALMRARHRAFMAPRLLGSLAAFAAFPVYLAMRGAPSAIEVAAFAWLIAPILLSWFLSRTGRYEGAHVLSSLALAGLIMAVAGTTGGIESFAAVWLVVVPLETALSASRRVTAFASLLALSCAGILILIGQLGWLPSADTSAAERGVLMAFGVASATLYAAGLSLGAESLARTGVALLSREEERYRLLARNMSDVVSRHQRNGAVQFISPAAEAMLGISVAQLLGHGLFDRVHVADRPAYLTALADAARGEVRSVEFRLRRELDGSERGQIDFLWVEMRCRPVDQDMGQNLHSDVTREAEVVAVMRDVTGHKLSEQALDQARSAAEAADAAKTRFLATMSHELRTPLNAIIGFSEMIAQEQTLMLGAAQRKEYAQLINDSGQHLLSVVNGILDMSKMESGNFEIASEPFAPRASLMHCCNLLALKARENGIDLVTDAPQDLPVMTGDPRSFKQIVLNLVANAIKFTERGGQVSVSAAVTGSQLTLRVSDTGVGIAPDDLKRIGAPFFQAGKTYQRRHEGTGLGLSIVKSLVALHLGELTVQSKLGEGTAVTVKLPLVYTPPQVKPAESNIATLTPVLRQESHDQTQDQPALVKKSA
- a CDS encoding MBL fold metallo-hydrolase; its protein translation is MKIHHLNTGTMCPIGRRLVNGRGSLFQRARLVCHCLLLETNDGLALVDTGIGLGDIAAPERLGRRWVRQTAPKLDPAETAAEQVRALGYSPRDVRHVLLTHLDRDHAGGVPDFPHAAIHVHRAEYDMAVLRKPAPPEGRYVTGQWSHGPRWTFYGEAGEDWFGFQGVRALGDKEADILMIPLAGHTLGHCGIAVRAGGTWLLHAGDSYFHHAQLDASPRVPLMLGLFQRKGDMDRNMRIANQARLRALKQNHGDRVRIVNSHDPADYERCRCGEH
- a CDS encoding peptidoglycan-binding domain-containing protein; the protein is MPKKSAKDEAAPRRRGAKAAVVDVETERNPVMRVLLHSPKDTLAGLVAVAAIGAIVANALFLQTGRHPAPMFGTVINLPAPSSVPLSNPLPRPRPVGADTSPLEPRATEFRAEPKPAERAAEKAPEKPVEATASTRSNDPMTNLVKQTTSTPPSAMRPPAPIPVPQSPAARRIAGVQRALSEFGYGNLKITGTMSGETQSAIQKFEREHKMQVTGQLSDRLLRELGAAIGHPVE
- a CDS encoding DUF1491 family protein, with protein sequence MRLKSNIWVAAYLRRCQTEGVFGAVRRRGAEEAGAVFVKVSLLDGHAMLYVPAPQTVYDDGRPVDRFFVPVAPQSLPEHTIEERLTREIRFDPDAWIVETEDRAGRHFLELAKT
- a CDS encoding DUF2336 domain-containing protein: MTKSLFPGFDGLMSLSRREGVDVRPTLLRVLTDLYVQTRIHSDDEQRQFTELATRLIDQVDDATRAAIKAKLAIYPQTPVPVLQKLGLVAAQEGRRVPLAREIPTPAPAPAPVRTPSDAELRMASNMAMQPKDAAEIHDMFFRAGASERALILHNLAQTPLKAAPRIPTVRTKRAIQILEMAAIAGDAENFTLELGDSLILPSRVAAQIVDDAGGEALAVAARAIDMPSPNFQRILLFFKPAIGTSVNEVYRLSRLYDRLSDRSALVMLAAWRGSTLAVTRAKYQPSLHDGERQRARAGASQTRPGVQPGAMPPRRTGTDGSSER
- a CDS encoding CHAT domain-containing protein, giving the protein MSLDAPRPFKSRLDVSTRHLLALAALLGSTGSAAALSQEAAIENCRMTVGRPIVQACMRAGGGPAGGANLEACRAKAKPQVRACVLAALNAANGRANVAVEIPKEAAPKLEAGTALPKEFVAPPRSIADITAILDGNKPDEKMIAELKSDADKAPGGKESRQDLAQLYFDRANARAQLGRLGEAMTDADKAVEVGRGAVGPLLLGRMLQLQSLQHSIAGDPKRALEIMQRLLRESASMPGAKGFQFTTNRAIAAVLIQMGDLAQAEAYLRRSQTAIQEARTSGHPNWRVTYAKFGQSWEGELELTRAVIFEARGQFADAEAAYRNGELRKRASTKAIMASENAPAETLLLQAIDGTVLSQARMKAKQGRLAEAEVDARRALLSRLKDTGKYNSVTPRYVMGLAGILVDQGRYEEAEKLGRVALEINKTVGVPEESQTTVQLLSQLAGILTLRRQNAEANAMFARIDKAVAGWDAQRRQVFELNPSRILSLYGSGQLDAGIAAAEQLVKKQIARVGENHFDAASARGTLAVGLMRARRDADAIREFKAAIPVMMASANENADDENTSVVAARSQRLQTIVESYLLLLGRAEGAGKDIGEETFSLADAVRGRSVQQALAASSARAAAKDPALAELVRKEQDLTKQVNAQLGTLNNVLALPAAERDEKGVAQIQASIAALRGQRDKARQEIKQKFPIYADLVSPKPPSVAEIRATLADDEAMLSFYFGQNGSFVWAVPKSGPVAFAAVQAKIGDIESKIRKLREALEPQAAMISDIPPFDLKLGHELYALLLKPVESGWKPAKKLIVVTNGALGLLPLSLLPTAPAEVAADEDPLFIGYRNVPWLARTHAVSTVPSAAALRTLRQLPAGKSGRGDLIAFGDPYFNSDQQAEAEGGGQKIQVADASGNITRGGPLKRRNSPKLDGVDSAELGLLPRLPDTADELKSIALALQADPAKVLFLGKSATESAVKTMNLSGFKILAFATHGLVPGELNGLTQPALALSSPVVTGEGGDGLLTMEEILGLKLDADWVVLSACNTGAGAGAGAEAASGLGRAFFYAGTRALLVTNWSVHSQSARQLVTDLFKRQADDPKLSRSEALRQATMALVDGPGYLSSEGKTEFAYAHPLFWAPYTIIGDGGLR